One Bacteroidota bacterium DNA window includes the following coding sequences:
- a CDS encoding GspE/PulE family protein has product MLYDEDVTLAKNLFALNIIDKLKYEKFLKLLKESHTQGCAEVLVDEIGVADEIVQQSIATTFDIPEIVINEGHITLKEPLLSHSTCLKYRIIPLTLTGMELTVAFVDPPYKPLIDLLKQESKRVIIPIGITLANYRNLVKSKGVKVDEIKTLTSRFSLEQFDMKLIGRDRIIEAQRNGKLPPFDVLTEEIIIKALKNDAHDIHFEPMENELRVRTDKFGVLERLISLPREFSENFANIFKTRADLNAFEKRKPQEGGFTTNIGTQQIDVRVNFLPSVYGERIALRLFIKTTSIRHIENIGLSSRNLEKLLYLISKPSGLILITGPAGSGKSTTLYSAVNQLNVAEKNILTVEDPIEFKLDFATQVHAGVDKSFGFADALKSILRQRPNVILIGEIRDVETGIVAAEAALNGNLVLSTMLSSNAIGTIPRLLQLGIPPFWLAPTLSGVIYQQLIRTICPDCKQSYKPSDEELNRLGICGYKSELIFYKGQGCKSCSGSGYSGLTAVHELLTVDDRLKDLIYQNAPLMKLKEAAHLNGFRTIRYSAIRKVLSGITTSSEVFRVLG; this is encoded by the coding sequence ATGCTGTATGATGAAGATGTAACGTTAGCTAAAAATTTGTTCGCTTTAAATATAATCGATAAACTCAAATACGAAAAATTTTTAAAGCTTCTAAAAGAAAGCCATACTCAAGGTTGTGCTGAAGTTTTAGTCGATGAAATCGGAGTTGCCGATGAGATTGTTCAGCAAAGCATTGCAACCACTTTTGACATACCTGAAATCGTGATCAACGAAGGGCATATTACTTTGAAGGAGCCGTTGTTGTCCCACTCTACCTGCTTGAAGTATCGTATTATTCCGCTCACCCTGACAGGAATGGAGTTGACCGTTGCATTCGTTGACCCGCCGTATAAACCACTGATTGATTTATTAAAACAAGAATCTAAGCGAGTTATCATACCTATTGGAATTACGTTAGCCAATTACCGAAATCTTGTTAAAAGTAAAGGAGTCAAGGTTGACGAAATCAAGACGCTCACAAGCAGATTTAGTCTCGAACAATTTGATATGAAGTTGATTGGCAGAGATAGAATTATTGAAGCACAAAGGAACGGAAAGCTACCGCCATTCGATGTTTTAACAGAAGAAATTATTATTAAAGCTCTAAAAAATGATGCGCACGATATACATTTTGAACCGATGGAGAATGAGCTGCGAGTGCGAACCGACAAGTTTGGTGTGTTGGAAAGACTCATATCGCTTCCGCGGGAATTCAGCGAGAATTTTGCTAACATTTTTAAAACCCGAGCCGATTTAAATGCTTTTGAAAAACGCAAACCTCAAGAAGGTGGCTTTACTACTAATATCGGAACTCAACAAATCGATGTCAGGGTCAATTTTTTACCTTCAGTTTATGGTGAGAGGATCGCTCTTCGGCTATTTATTAAAACTACCTCGATCCGGCATATAGAAAATATCGGTTTATCTAGCAGAAATCTGGAAAAACTTCTCTATTTAATAAGTAAACCGAGTGGATTGATTTTAATTACTGGACCTGCAGGAAGCGGTAAAAGTACTACCCTATATTCTGCAGTTAACCAACTCAATGTTGCTGAAAAAAATATTTTAACAGTTGAAGACCCGATCGAATTTAAGCTCGATTTTGCTACACAGGTACATGCAGGAGTTGATAAATCGTTCGGTTTTGCAGATGCTTTAAAATCAATTTTGCGGCAGCGACCAAATGTTATTTTAATAGGTGAAATCCGAGACGTAGAAACTGGAATTGTAGCCGCAGAGGCTGCCCTAAATGGGAATTTAGTTCTAAGTACAATGTTGTCCAGCAATGCTATCGGGACTATTCCACGCTTGCTCCAACTCGGTATCCCGCCCTTTTGGCTGGCACCGACTCTGTCCGGAGTTATCTATCAGCAGTTAATAAGAACTATCTGTCCCGATTGCAAGCAATCCTATAAACCTTCCGATGAAGAATTAAATCGCTTGGGTATCTGCGGTTATAAATCTGAATTAATATTTTATAAAGGACAAGGTTGTAAGTCTTGTAGCGGCAGCGGATACTCAGGGCTTACCGCAGTCCACGAGTTGCTTACCGTAGATGACCGATTAAAAGATTTAATCTACCAGAACGCACCACTAATGAAGTTAAAAGAAGCTGCTCATCTTAATGGTTTCAGAACAATCCGATACTCAGCAATTCGAAAAGTATTGTCAGGTATTACTACCTCTTCAGAAGTATTCAGAGTTCTTGGATAA
- a CDS encoding zinc ribbon domain-containing protein, which yields MICEACNTENNINRLFCLHCGKTLPTQRHSCGFINSEKDIYCGGCGMLTKVSPEGIQNLNHKQTRQGLFVGENFSEEDIKAILEEDNFQTKEKKYTLSQTEIDSMFKKS from the coding sequence ATGATATGTGAAGCGTGCAATACCGAAAATAACATCAACCGGCTATTTTGCCTACATTGTGGTAAAACACTACCAACTCAAAGGCATTCGTGCGGTTTTATTAATAGCGAAAAAGATATCTACTGTGGAGGTTGCGGAATGCTTACAAAAGTGAGCCCGGAGGGTATTCAAAATTTAAATCATAAACAAACCAGACAAGGTTTGTTCGTCGGTGAAAATTTTTCAGAGGAAGATATCAAGGCAATTTTAGAAGAAGACAACTTTCAAACGAAAGAAAAAAAATATACACTTTCACAGACTGAAATCGATTCAATGTTCAAAAAATCATAA